The following are encoded together in the Phenylobacterium sp. NIBR 498073 genome:
- a CDS encoding Ig-like domain-containing protein, protein MPAPSVIITFDKSALKIGDQARATFTFTEAPVGFTAEDVTVTNGTLSGLSNAGDPLVYTADLTPGAGLSGVSAGLSVAAGSYTNLSGDPGLAGASPAIPVDTLAPTVSISSSTATLRSGESATITLTFSEAPTGFSLGDLSATGGTLGSLVGTADPLVYTVDFTPSAGLAGFLGSVSLAAGAYTDTSGNSGAGGSSSAIAINTLGPSVAVTAANGTLKAGEDTELTFTFSSVPTGFTASDIVVSGGIVSSLTNMGGGVYKATFTPTAGVDAGEARVSVASGSYTDSVGNQGGGGSTAPISFDTRAPTVSISLADPALGIGQSSDVTFTFSEAVTGFGLGALTVDNGTLSGLTTSDNIVYTATLTPAVGVTNTSNIIRADLTGVSDQAGNAGVGSTDSPNYVVDAVRPTATIVMADAALKAGKSSEVTITFSEAVTGFTAADLSIPNGAISGLNSSDGGVTWIGVFTPNVGVRDSSNLIILNNAGVADLAGNAGIGTPSSANFTIDTVRPTASIVVADTALAVGETTDVTITFSEAVSGFTTADLQVDNGAVSNLTSGDGGVTWTATLTPASDVQDSVNFIVLDRTGVRADASGNAGSGTVDSNNYAVDTARPTATIAVADAQLQAGQTSLVTITFSEAVSGLTIHDLSVANGGLSNLSTADGGVTWTATLTPSAGVVDPTNLIVLDTWGVLDVAGNSGASIAISNNYQVGYVPPQPVSEDDVISLPSGGGQVSAGPGADSVAGAAGADLIQGNTGADTLSGGGGDDIVRGGQDNDFVHGNAGADLLFGDLGNDSVFGGQGDDFVQGGAGSDYVVGDLGRDTVLGGQGADTVVGGAGDDYLSGDLGDDVLLGGAGADLFNFRAGSGRDVVMDFSSAEGDRIAISSTDAADFAALSSKLVADGGNTVVNLAGQTIVLVGVAKSALSAADFVFG, encoded by the coding sequence ATGCCCGCACCCAGCGTCATCATCACCTTTGACAAGTCCGCGCTGAAGATCGGCGATCAGGCGAGGGCGACCTTCACTTTCACCGAGGCTCCGGTCGGCTTCACCGCAGAAGACGTGACCGTCACGAACGGGACGTTGTCGGGGCTGAGCAACGCCGGCGACCCTCTAGTCTACACGGCGGACCTCACTCCCGGGGCGGGATTGAGCGGCGTAAGCGCAGGACTGTCCGTTGCTGCGGGGAGCTATACCAACCTGAGCGGCGATCCGGGCCTGGCGGGCGCGAGCCCGGCGATCCCGGTGGACACCCTCGCGCCGACGGTGTCGATCTCGTCATCGACCGCCACGCTGCGGTCCGGCGAGAGCGCGACGATCACCCTGACCTTTTCCGAGGCTCCGACAGGCTTCAGCCTCGGCGACCTGTCGGCTACAGGCGGCACGCTGGGCTCGCTGGTCGGAACCGCGGATCCCCTGGTCTACACGGTGGACTTCACGCCCAGTGCGGGATTGGCCGGGTTCCTGGGCTCGGTGTCGCTGGCGGCAGGCGCCTACACCGACACCTCTGGAAACAGCGGCGCGGGCGGTTCGAGCTCCGCGATCGCGATCAACACCTTGGGACCGTCGGTGGCCGTCACCGCCGCCAATGGGACGCTCAAGGCGGGTGAGGATACAGAGCTTACCTTCACGTTTTCCTCCGTGCCGACCGGCTTTACGGCCAGCGACATTGTTGTCTCCGGTGGAATCGTCTCTAGCCTGACCAATATGGGCGGGGGCGTCTACAAGGCGACCTTCACCCCGACTGCCGGTGTGGACGCTGGCGAAGCCAGAGTTTCGGTGGCGTCAGGCTCCTACACCGACAGCGTCGGCAACCAAGGGGGCGGAGGCTCCACCGCGCCGATCTCGTTCGACACGCGCGCGCCGACCGTCTCGATCAGCCTGGCCGATCCGGCCCTGGGGATCGGGCAGTCCAGCGACGTCACCTTCACGTTCTCAGAAGCCGTGACCGGTTTCGGCCTCGGCGCGTTGACTGTCGACAACGGCACGCTGTCGGGACTGACCACCAGCGACAACATCGTTTACACGGCGACCCTGACACCCGCGGTGGGCGTCACCAATACGAGCAACATCATTCGCGCCGACCTGACCGGGGTCTCTGACCAGGCCGGCAATGCCGGGGTGGGGTCGACCGATTCTCCGAACTATGTCGTGGACGCCGTGAGGCCGACCGCGACGATCGTCATGGCCGATGCGGCCTTGAAGGCCGGCAAGAGCTCAGAGGTGACGATCACCTTTTCGGAAGCTGTGACGGGTTTCACCGCAGCCGACCTGTCGATCCCGAACGGGGCGATTTCGGGGTTGAACAGCAGCGACGGCGGCGTCACCTGGATCGGCGTCTTCACTCCAAATGTGGGCGTCCGCGACTCAAGCAACCTGATCATCCTGAACAACGCCGGCGTCGCCGACCTGGCCGGAAACGCCGGGATCGGAACGCCGAGTTCGGCCAACTTCACGATCGATACAGTGCGGCCCACAGCGAGCATCGTCGTCGCGGACACGGCGCTGGCGGTCGGCGAGACGACCGACGTCACCATCACCTTCTCGGAAGCCGTGAGCGGCTTCACTACAGCGGACCTGCAGGTCGACAACGGCGCGGTTTCGAACCTGACCTCCGGCGATGGGGGCGTGACGTGGACCGCGACGCTCACGCCGGCCTCCGACGTGCAGGACAGCGTAAACTTCATCGTCCTGGACAGGACCGGTGTGAGGGCGGACGCAAGCGGCAACGCCGGATCGGGGACGGTCGACTCCAACAACTATGCGGTCGACACCGCCCGCCCCACGGCGACGATCGCGGTCGCCGACGCGCAGCTGCAGGCTGGGCAGACGAGTCTGGTCACGATCACCTTCTCAGAGGCGGTGAGCGGGTTAACAATCCACGATCTGTCGGTCGCCAACGGGGGACTCTCGAACCTGAGCACCGCCGACGGCGGTGTCACCTGGACCGCGACGCTGACGCCGAGCGCTGGCGTGGTCGACCCGACCAACCTGATCGTGCTCGATACCTGGGGCGTCCTCGACGTTGCGGGCAACTCCGGGGCCAGCATCGCGATTTCGAACAACTACCAAGTCGGTTATGTCCCGCCGCAGCCTGTGAGCGAGGATGACGTGATCAGCCTGCCATCGGGCGGGGGGCAGGTGTCGGCCGGTCCCGGCGCCGACAGCGTCGCCGGCGCGGCCGGCGCCGACCTGATCCAGGGCAACACCGGCGCCGACACCCTGAGCGGCGGCGGCGGCGATGACATCGTCCGCGGCGGCCAGGACAACGACTTCGTGCACGGCAACGCCGGGGCGGATCTGCTGTTCGGCGACCTGGGCAACGACAGCGTATTCGGCGGCCAGGGCGACGATTTCGTCCAGGGCGGCGCAGGGAGCGACTATGTGGTCGGGGACCTGGGCCGCGACACCGTGCTGGGCGGGCAGGGCGCCGACACCGTGGTCGGCGGGGCCGGCGACGACTACCTGTCCGGCGACCTCGGCGACGATGTGCTGCTCGGCGGAGCGGGCGCGGACCTGTTCAACTTCAGGGCCGGGAGCGGCCGCGACGTGGTGATGGACTTCTCGTCGGCCGAGGGCGACCGCATAGCCATCTCGAGCACGGACGCGGCGGATTTCGCGGCGCTGTCGAGCAAGCTTGTCGCCGACGGCGGCAATACGGTCGTCAATCTCGCCGGCCAGACCATCGTGCTGGTCGGGGTCGCGAAGTCGGCGCTGAGCGCCGCCGACTTCGTGTTCGGCTGA
- a CDS encoding ATP-binding protein — MADGTAESRPFGLDISQVVCDRATRLAKTMFSALQAQIVFLKDGEVWRSRDPDSKILRQRDRAAELVQASGELLWVEDAHDDPRFANSPAVVGPPFLRSYVGVPIRLADGSTPGVLAVFGDVPRRFDAALAGRLGDLAEFVADEWARAQASRAREESRRERDAMQSTLAAIIEAMPVAVVLTDREMRVIGASPRWIRTLELGQQIVFGRTVQELAPHMYGRWQEAYDRVLCGESIKADRVQVTDEVGAIRWYRTELAPWRAADGEVGGLIIASYDITDMVVALEATERSEQRLMLAMEIADIHVFEMDYVRRELIKTGAEDTFFTEAKTYEELHRDIFSTIDPRDRARVEAAWRDHLRTGEPYAPEYRLVRRDEREVWVMGATRLIVDERGRPLRVIGALQNISERKAAEQALVQAKEDAEAANRAKSTFLATMSHEIRTPLNGVLGMAQAMAAENGLSDIQRERLGVIRQSGETLLAILNDVLDLSKIEAGKLELEEADFDVAALARGAHAAFTAIANKKGLSFSLGIEPAALGVYRGDSTRVRQILYNLVSNALKFTEQGEVRVSVDRDAAGLRLSVSDTGIGIPAHRLAALFQKFEQADASTTRRYGGTGLGLAICRELAGLMGGAIEASSEVGAGTTFLVTLPLTWVGASAALPTPPSVEAQEIEACACSTLRVLAAEDNTVNQLVLKTLLHQIGVEPRIVDNGLEAVRAWESGEWDVILMDVQMPVMDGPNACALIRGREALEGRARTPIIALTANAMAHQVAEYMAAGMDGFVPKPIEVGRLFEALQQVLEAAGEAEAA, encoded by the coding sequence ATGGCGGACGGCACGGCCGAGTCGCGTCCGTTTGGCCTGGATATCTCCCAGGTGGTCTGCGACCGCGCCACGCGGCTCGCCAAAACCATGTTTTCCGCGCTCCAGGCGCAGATCGTCTTCCTGAAGGACGGCGAGGTCTGGCGTAGCCGCGATCCCGACTCCAAGATCCTGCGACAGCGCGACAGGGCGGCCGAGTTGGTGCAGGCCAGCGGCGAGCTACTGTGGGTCGAGGACGCCCATGACGACCCGCGCTTCGCCAACAGCCCTGCGGTGGTCGGCCCGCCCTTTCTGAGATCCTATGTCGGGGTCCCGATCCGGCTGGCCGACGGTTCGACCCCGGGCGTACTGGCGGTGTTCGGCGACGTCCCGCGCCGGTTCGACGCGGCCTTGGCCGGGCGGCTGGGCGACCTGGCCGAGTTCGTCGCCGACGAGTGGGCGCGGGCCCAGGCCAGCCGGGCGCGCGAGGAGAGCCGCCGCGAGCGCGACGCCATGCAGTCGACCTTGGCCGCGATCATCGAGGCCATGCCCGTCGCCGTCGTGCTGACCGACCGCGAGATGCGGGTGATCGGGGCCAGCCCCCGCTGGATCCGAACGCTCGAGCTGGGGCAGCAGATCGTTTTCGGCCGCACGGTCCAGGAACTGGCGCCGCACATGTATGGGCGCTGGCAGGAGGCGTACGACCGGGTGCTCTGCGGCGAGAGCATCAAGGCCGACCGCGTCCAGGTGACCGACGAGGTCGGGGCGATCCGCTGGTACCGGACCGAGCTGGCGCCCTGGCGCGCCGCCGACGGCGAGGTCGGCGGGTTGATCATCGCCAGCTACGACATCACCGACATGGTGGTGGCGCTGGAGGCGACCGAGCGCTCCGAGCAGCGGCTGATGCTGGCCATGGAGATCGCCGACATTCACGTCTTCGAGATGGACTATGTCCGGCGCGAACTGATCAAGACCGGGGCCGAGGACACCTTCTTCACGGAGGCCAAGACCTACGAGGAACTGCACCGCGACATCTTCAGCACCATCGATCCGCGCGACCGGGCGCGCGTCGAGGCGGCCTGGCGCGATCACCTGCGCACCGGCGAGCCCTATGCGCCTGAGTACCGGCTGGTGCGGCGCGACGAGCGCGAAGTCTGGGTCATGGGGGCCACGCGGCTGATCGTCGACGAGCGCGGCCGGCCGCTGCGGGTGATCGGCGCGTTGCAGAACATCAGCGAGCGCAAGGCGGCCGAGCAGGCACTGGTCCAGGCCAAGGAAGACGCCGAGGCGGCCAACCGGGCCAAGTCGACCTTCCTGGCGACCATGAGCCACGAGATCCGTACGCCGCTGAACGGGGTGCTGGGCATGGCCCAGGCGATGGCGGCGGAGAACGGTCTGTCGGACATCCAGCGCGAGCGGCTGGGGGTGATCCGCCAGTCGGGCGAGACGCTGCTGGCGATCCTCAACGACGTGCTCGACCTGTCGAAGATCGAGGCCGGCAAGCTGGAGCTGGAGGAGGCCGACTTCGACGTCGCAGCCCTGGCGCGCGGGGCTCACGCGGCGTTCACGGCCATCGCCAACAAGAAGGGCCTGTCGTTCTCGCTGGGTATCGAGCCGGCGGCCTTGGGCGTCTATCGGGGCGACTCCACCCGCGTGCGCCAGATCCTCTACAACCTGGTCTCCAACGCGCTGAAGTTCACCGAGCAGGGCGAGGTGCGGGTCAGCGTCGACCGCGACGCGGCGGGTCTGCGGCTCAGCGTCTCGGACACCGGGATCGGCATTCCGGCGCACCGCCTGGCGGCGCTGTTCCAGAAGTTCGAGCAGGCCGACGCCTCGACCACCCGGCGCTATGGCGGGACGGGTCTGGGCCTGGCCATCTGCCGCGAGCTGGCCGGCCTGATGGGCGGGGCGATCGAGGCGAGCAGCGAGGTGGGGGCAGGGACGACGTTTCTGGTGACCTTGCCGCTCACCTGGGTCGGAGCCAGCGCGGCGTTGCCGACGCCGCCCAGCGTCGAGGCCCAGGAAATCGAGGCCTGCGCCTGTTCGACGCTGCGCGTGCTGGCGGCCGAGGACAACACCGTCAACCAGTTGGTCCTGAAGACCCTGTTGCACCAGATCGGCGTCGAGCCGCGCATCGTCGACAACGGCTTGGAGGCGGTGCGGGCCTGGGAAAGCGGCGAGTGGGACGTGATCCTGATGGACGTGCAGATGCCGGTCATGGACGGTCCGAACGCCTGCGCCCTGATCCGCGGTCGCGAGGCGCTGGAAGGGCGCGCGCGCACCCCGATCATCGCCCTGACCGCCAACGCCATGGCCCACCAGGTCGCCGAATACATGGCCGCCGGCATGGACGGCTTCGTCCCCAAGCCGATCGAGGTGGGCCGGCTGTTCGAAGCCCTGCAGCAGGTGCTTGAGGCGGCCGGCGAGGCCGAGGCGGCCTAG
- a CDS encoding LysR family transcriptional regulator, whose product MDNGDGGHADWDDIKTFVAAAQTGSFGAAARRLKTTQPTVTRRIEDLELRLGAKLFDRGLRGVTLTRAGEMVYDRALTMQRASLDIERLSLDHETPDAGEVTVAMPEGIGGYVTGLEVADFVRENPGIKLGLDCGFYPENPVDSQVDLSIQLMDASGVPELTASPLATLHYALFASREYLETYGAPTRIEAAVGHRFIYHSAQVSKRGRWGAKTSAFMELAEPAMVVNSSTVMLHAIQRGAGIGAIPTAIVAVAPDLVMLDIPPLASSTIWLCHHRESAKTGRVARVAEWLGSIFDARERPWFRPEFIHPREFGDWAWPAATARG is encoded by the coding sequence ATGGACAATGGCGACGGCGGTCACGCCGATTGGGACGACATCAAGACCTTCGTCGCCGCGGCTCAGACGGGTAGTTTCGGCGCTGCGGCCAGACGCCTGAAGACCACACAACCCACGGTCACACGCCGTATCGAGGACCTGGAGCTTCGGCTGGGGGCCAAGCTGTTCGACCGTGGCCTGCGCGGGGTTACGCTGACCCGAGCCGGGGAGATGGTCTACGACCGGGCGTTGACCATGCAGCGCGCGTCGCTGGATATCGAGCGCCTGAGCCTCGACCACGAGACCCCCGACGCCGGCGAGGTGACGGTGGCCATGCCGGAGGGGATCGGCGGCTATGTGACCGGCCTGGAGGTCGCCGATTTCGTCCGCGAGAACCCCGGCATCAAGCTCGGCCTGGACTGCGGATTTTATCCGGAGAACCCGGTCGACAGTCAGGTGGACCTCTCGATTCAGCTGATGGACGCGAGCGGGGTCCCGGAATTGACCGCTTCGCCGCTGGCGACGCTGCACTACGCGCTGTTCGCATCGCGCGAGTATCTCGAAACGTATGGGGCCCCCACGCGGATCGAGGCGGCGGTCGGCCATCGGTTCATTTATCACTCGGCCCAGGTCAGCAAACGCGGGCGCTGGGGGGCGAAAACCTCGGCGTTCATGGAGCTGGCCGAGCCGGCGATGGTGGTCAACTCCTCGACGGTGATGCTGCACGCCATCCAACGCGGCGCGGGGATCGGGGCCATTCCAACCGCCATCGTGGCGGTGGCGCCGGACCTGGTGATGCTGGACATCCCGCCGCTGGCCAGTTCGACCATCTGGCTCTGCCATCACCGCGAGAGCGCCAAGACCGGGCGGGTGGCGCGGGTCGCCGAGTGGCTCGGCTCGATCTTCGACGCCCGCGAGCGACCGTGGTTCCGCCCCGAATTCATCCACCCGCGCGAGTTCGGCGACTGGGCCTGGCCGGCGGCGACCGCGCGCGGTTGA
- a CDS encoding GNAT family N-acetyltransferase, giving the protein MNANVRMPMDARAVSDIDDAELEVAVCRTLPDIMQAMAVRSLVYMGEQACPYDEEYDGNDFAGTTHLVLRRNGEPIGTLRVRWFADFAKVERVAVRREYRGGRATLLLILAAKRLAEKKNYRQILGYGQVRLIPFWEQYFNARIRPGRESFAFSDHDYVEMVVEGAPPPDALTLESDPMVLLRPEGAWDEAGVLDRSAARPATNLGAHAR; this is encoded by the coding sequence ATGAACGCCAACGTCCGCATGCCGATGGACGCCCGCGCGGTCAGCGACATCGACGACGCCGAGCTTGAGGTCGCGGTCTGCCGCACCCTGCCCGACATCATGCAGGCCATGGCGGTCCGATCGCTGGTCTATATGGGCGAGCAGGCCTGCCCGTATGACGAGGAATACGACGGCAACGACTTCGCCGGGACCACGCATCTGGTCCTGCGCCGCAACGGCGAGCCGATCGGAACGCTGCGCGTGCGCTGGTTCGCCGATTTCGCCAAGGTCGAGCGGGTGGCGGTACGGCGCGAGTACCGCGGCGGGCGCGCGACCCTGCTGTTGATCCTGGCCGCCAAGCGGCTGGCCGAAAAGAAGAACTACCGGCAGATCCTCGGCTACGGCCAAGTGCGGCTGATCCCCTTCTGGGAGCAGTACTTCAACGCCCGCATCCGGCCGGGCCGCGAGAGCTTCGCATTTTCCGACCACGACTATGTCGAGATGGTGGTGGAAGGCGCCCCGCCGCCCGACGCCCTGACCCTCGAAAGCGATCCGATGGTGCTGCTGCGGCCCGAGGGGGCCTGGGACGAGGCCGGCGTGCTCGACCGGTCCGCCGCTCGCCCGGCCACCAACCTCGGCGCGCACGCCCGATGA
- a CDS encoding isochorismatase family protein, translated as MNSPPPAALVCLDLQRARVSGAPAAAAQVTGACRRVLEQARARAWPVLHVHRREATAEGARPIVGLEPLPTEPIYLRRGPSAFSHPAFARRAQGLGGPLALIGFSMTDAVLATAFAAADLQLPVEVLSDAVATGERDDPDLRRALSAPLTSLFPLCRLIQADDLLQEEAAAFVAANAP; from the coding sequence ATGAACTCACCGCCGCCAGCCGCCCTGGTCTGCCTCGACCTCCAACGCGCCCGGGTGTCCGGGGCGCCGGCCGCCGCCGCCCAGGTCACCGGGGCCTGCCGCCGGGTGCTGGAACAGGCCCGCGCCCGCGCCTGGCCGGTGCTGCACGTGCATCGGCGCGAGGCGACCGCCGAAGGCGCCCGCCCGATCGTCGGGCTGGAGCCGTTGCCGACCGAGCCGATCTACCTGCGCCGGGGCCCGTCGGCCTTCTCGCACCCGGCCTTCGCGCGCCGCGCCCAGGGCCTCGGGGGGCCGCTGGCGTTGATCGGCTTCTCGATGACCGACGCCGTACTCGCCACCGCCTTCGCCGCCGCCGACCTGCAATTGCCGGTCGAGGTGCTCAGCGACGCCGTCGCGACCGGCGAGCGCGATGATCCGGACCTGCGCCGCGCCCTCAGCGCGCCGCTGACTTCGCTTTTCCCCCTTTGTCGGCTCATCCAGGCCGACGACCTGTTGCAAGAGGAGGCTGCGGCGTTCGTCGCGGCCAATGCGCCATGA
- a CDS encoding helix-turn-helix domain-containing protein, with the protein MNENSEDQGPDPIDVAVGHRIRVRRKWLGISQSTLADHLGVSFQQVQKYERGANRVSASMLVRIAQKLDTTVGELVGETPTPMSDESLFEKLAVPGAVQLLEAFASVQQPSMRTAILNLTRSLIEESEEPGSVRRAR; encoded by the coding sequence GTGAACGAGAACTCCGAGGATCAAGGACCGGACCCGATCGACGTTGCGGTGGGTCACCGCATTCGTGTGCGACGCAAGTGGCTCGGCATTTCCCAATCGACCCTGGCCGACCACCTGGGGGTGAGCTTCCAGCAGGTTCAAAAGTATGAGCGCGGCGCCAATCGCGTCTCGGCCTCGATGCTCGTGCGCATCGCTCAAAAGCTCGACACCACCGTCGGGGAACTGGTCGGCGAAACCCCGACCCCGATGAGCGACGAAAGCCTGTTCGAAAAGCTCGCCGTGCCTGGCGCGGTGCAGTTGCTCGAGGCCTTCGCCAGCGTCCAGCAGCCGTCGATGCGGACGGCGATCCTGAACCTGACCCGATCGCTGATCGAAGAGTCGGAAGAACCGGGCAGCGTCCGCCGCGCCCGCTAG
- a CDS encoding RNA methyltransferase, which yields MGRQGLFVAEGEVVVRVLARSPLVRPQSLLLADKRVAALSDVMAALPDDVPVYAAGQAVMDAVVGFPIHRGILALGRRAAEPSVDELLAGLPDEALVLVLSGIANHDNMGGLFRNAAAFGADAVILDPTCCDPLYRKAIRVSVGAALLKPFARLGEDEDLLAVLEARGFQPLALSPAGETTLAQTARAPRTAVVLGAEGPGLSRALLERATTVRIPMADGFDSLNVAVTAGVVLHHLAFAARRAAD from the coding sequence GTGGGTCGCCAGGGCCTGTTCGTGGCCGAGGGCGAGGTGGTGGTGCGGGTTCTGGCCCGCTCGCCGCTGGTCCGGCCGCAATCGCTGTTGCTGGCCGACAAGCGCGTGGCGGCGCTGTCCGACGTCATGGCGGCGCTGCCTGACGACGTCCCCGTCTACGCCGCCGGCCAGGCGGTGATGGACGCGGTGGTGGGGTTTCCGATCCATCGGGGGATCCTGGCGCTGGGGCGGCGCGCCGCCGAACCGAGCGTCGACGAGCTGCTGGCCGGCCTGCCGGACGAGGCGCTGGTGCTGGTGCTGAGCGGCATCGCCAACCACGACAACATGGGCGGGTTGTTCCGCAACGCCGCAGCGTTCGGGGCCGACGCGGTGATCCTCGATCCGACCTGCTGCGATCCGCTGTACCGCAAGGCCATTCGGGTCTCGGTCGGGGCCGCGCTGCTCAAGCCGTTCGCGCGGCTGGGGGAGGACGAAGACCTGCTGGCGGTGCTGGAAGCACGGGGCTTTCAGCCGCTGGCCTTAAGCCCGGCCGGCGAGACGACCCTGGCGCAGACGGCGCGCGCGCCGCGCACGGCCGTGGTGCTGGGCGCCGAGGGGCCTGGGTTGTCTAGGGCGTTGCTGGAACGCGCGACAACCGTCCGCATTCCGATGGCGGACGGTTTCGACTCTCTGAACGTGGCGGTGACCGCCGGGGTGGTGCTGCATCACCTCGCGTTTGCGGCGAGGCGCGCCGCCGACTAG
- a CDS encoding M13 family metallopeptidase, translating into MNTWKTLLLGACAPLVLAACATTAPAPAPEAAPPPVAEAAKAKPKYGAFGFDTAGMDISVAPGDDFYAYANGGWMKTTEIPADSGSYNTFAILRDLATERTRAILEDAAKAQAADGSNARKIGDFYASFMDEAAIEAAGAAPLKPELAAIAAIKTRADLSRELGATLRADVDALNMTDYATDRLFGLWVAEDMNDTSKYRPYIMQGGLGMPDRAYYLDDSARFQDLRAKYKAHIAAMFTLAGYPDGEARAARILALETAIAKTHWSVDETGDVAKANNVWTRADLQAKAPGIDWTAWLQGAGMSEQPTFGAWQPSAIAGIAKLVGGQPIETWKDYLAFHAIERGAPYLSKAFADEHFAFNGAALGGAPEQRDRWKRGVDNTNAALGEAVGQIYVERHFSPQAKAQMQEMVKNILAAFDARITRLDWMSAETKAKAKEKLAVFRVGVGYPDKWRDYSGLQVVRGDAYGNWARAELFEYRRNVAKLKGPVDHDEWWMTPQTVNALNLPMQNMIVFPAAILEPTFFDPNADAAVNYGAIGGVIGHEIVHGFDDTGALFDVKGDLKNWWTPADMAQFKARGQALAAQYSTYEPLPGLHLNGDQVLGENIADLAGLAAAYDAYHLSLKGQAAPVIDGFTADQRFYFGWAQNYRSKFREASLRRNVLSGVHSPGEYRALTVRNLDTWYPAFEVKPGQSLYLAPEQRVKIW; encoded by the coding sequence ATGAACACCTGGAAAACTCTGCTGCTGGGCGCATGCGCGCCGCTGGTGCTGGCCGCCTGCGCGACGACGGCGCCGGCGCCGGCGCCTGAGGCTGCGCCGCCGCCGGTCGCCGAGGCGGCCAAGGCCAAGCCCAAGTACGGCGCGTTCGGATTCGACACGGCCGGCATGGACATCTCCGTCGCCCCGGGCGACGACTTCTACGCCTACGCCAACGGCGGCTGGATGAAGACCACGGAAATCCCAGCCGACAGCGGCAGCTACAACACCTTCGCCATCCTGCGCGACCTGGCCACCGAACGGACCCGCGCGATCCTCGAAGACGCGGCCAAGGCGCAGGCGGCGGACGGCTCCAACGCCCGCAAGATCGGCGACTTCTACGCCAGCTTCATGGACGAGGCGGCGATTGAGGCGGCCGGCGCGGCGCCGCTGAAGCCCGAGCTGGCCGCGATCGCGGCGATCAAGACCCGGGCCGACCTGTCGCGCGAGCTGGGCGCGACCCTGCGGGCCGACGTCGACGCCCTGAACATGACCGACTATGCGACCGACCGGCTGTTCGGCCTGTGGGTCGCCGAGGACATGAACGACACGTCCAAGTACCGACCCTACATCATGCAGGGCGGGCTGGGGATGCCGGACCGCGCCTATTACCTGGACGACAGCGCGCGGTTCCAGGACCTGCGGGCCAAGTACAAGGCCCACATCGCTGCGATGTTCACCCTGGCCGGCTATCCGGACGGCGAGGCGCGGGCGGCCAGGATCCTGGCGCTGGAGACCGCCATCGCTAAGACGCACTGGAGCGTCGATGAGACCGGCGACGTGGCCAAGGCCAACAATGTCTGGACCCGCGCCGACCTGCAGGCCAAGGCGCCGGGCATCGACTGGACCGCGTGGCTGCAGGGCGCGGGGATGAGCGAGCAGCCGACCTTCGGCGCCTGGCAGCCCAGCGCCATCGCCGGCATCGCCAAGCTGGTCGGCGGCCAGCCGATCGAGACCTGGAAGGACTATCTGGCGTTCCACGCCATTGAGCGCGGCGCGCCCTATCTCTCCAAGGCGTTCGCCGACGAGCATTTCGCCTTCAACGGCGCGGCCTTGGGCGGCGCGCCGGAGCAGCGCGACCGCTGGAAGCGCGGGGTGGACAACACCAACGCGGCCCTGGGCGAGGCCGTGGGCCAGATCTATGTCGAGCGCCACTTCAGCCCGCAGGCCAAGGCGCAGATGCAGGAGATGGTGAAGAACATCTTGGCCGCCTTCGACGCGCGCATCACCCGGCTGGACTGGATGAGCGCCGAGACCAAGGCCAAGGCCAAGGAGAAGCTGGCCGTGTTCCGCGTCGGAGTCGGCTATCCCGACAAGTGGCGCGACTATTCGGGGCTGCAGGTCGTGCGCGGCGACGCTTACGGCAACTGGGCGCGCGCCGAGCTGTTTGAGTATCGCCGCAACGTGGCCAAGCTGAAGGGACCGGTTGACCACGACGAGTGGTGGATGACGCCGCAGACGGTCAACGCCCTGAACCTGCCCATGCAGAACATGATCGTGTTCCCGGCGGCGATCCTGGAGCCGACCTTCTTCGATCCGAACGCCGACGCGGCGGTGAACTACGGCGCGATCGGCGGGGTGATCGGCCACGAGATCGTCCACGGCTTCGACGACACCGGCGCGCTGTTCGATGTGAAGGGCGACCTCAAGAACTGGTGGACGCCGGCCGACATGGCGCAGTTCAAGGCGCGCGGCCAGGCGCTGGCGGCGCAGTACAGCACCTATGAGCCGCTGCCGGGTCTGCACCTGAACGGCGACCAGGTGCTGGGCGAGAACATCGCCGACCTGGCCGGCCTGGCCGCCGCCTATGACGCCTATCACCTGTCGCTCAAGGGGCAGGCCGCCCCGGTGATCGACGGCTTCACCGCCGACCAGCGGTTCTATTTCGGCTGGGCGCAGAACTATCGCAGCAAGTTCCGTGAGGCCTCGCTCCGCCGCAACGTGCTGTCGGGCGTGCACTCGCCGGGCGAATACCGGGCCCTGACGGTGCGCAATCTCGATACGTGGTATCCGGCGTTCGAGGTGAAGCCGGGGCAGAGCCTCTACCTGGCGCCTGAGCAGCGGGTGAAGATCTGGTAG